A stretch of the Synergistetes bacterium HGW-Synergistetes-1 genome encodes the following:
- the aroA gene encoding 3-phosphoshikimate 1-carboxyvinyltransferase, whose translation MKITVLPSLIKGNIRAIPSKSFAHRQLICAALADKETKISCSSLSEDISATIRCLAALGSGIEFTNGIISVTPIKSPVSGAVLDCGESGSTYRFLAPVAAALGTEPTFILRGRLAERPMGPLWETLERCGICIEGKGMEKVSFSGRLSAGEFTIPGDVSSQFISGLLMALPLLGKKSRIKITDTVESGGYIDMTMDVLGTFGVKTELKECSMEVSGEKGFVSPGSIVTEGDWSNSAFWLCGAAATGGSLTCGGLNINSSQGDRTIVSVLQEMGVEAVYGEKSVSVKSGTLRPARIDAMDIPDLVPPMALLACAANGETEIYNAGRLRLKESDRLFTVADTLRKLGADISEEASSLRIRGGRPLTGGEVHSHGDHRIVMMAALASLISEDNIVIKSAEAVGKSYPGFFEDFKSLGGSVRKEN comes from the coding sequence ATGAAAATCACGGTCCTGCCTTCTCTCATAAAGGGAAATATACGGGCGATACCGTCAAAATCCTTCGCTCACAGGCAGCTCATCTGCGCTGCTCTTGCGGATAAAGAGACGAAGATATCATGCAGCAGCCTTTCAGAAGACATCAGCGCGACAATAAGATGTCTTGCTGCTCTTGGATCGGGGATAGAATTTACAAACGGCATCATTTCTGTCACCCCAATAAAATCTCCGGTATCGGGGGCCGTGCTAGACTGCGGCGAAAGTGGGTCGACGTACAGGTTCCTTGCTCCGGTTGCAGCGGCGCTTGGAACAGAGCCGACATTCATTCTTCGCGGAAGACTGGCGGAGAGGCCTATGGGTCCGTTGTGGGAGACGCTTGAAAGATGCGGGATTTGTATAGAGGGCAAGGGGATGGAAAAAGTCTCCTTTTCCGGCAGACTCTCGGCCGGGGAGTTCACAATACCCGGCGATGTAAGCTCACAGTTCATTAGTGGGCTTCTCATGGCGCTGCCGCTTCTCGGGAAAAAGAGCAGGATAAAAATTACGGATACGGTAGAGTCCGGAGGATATATAGACATGACTATGGATGTGCTTGGTACCTTCGGTGTAAAGACGGAGCTTAAGGAATGTTCCATGGAAGTTTCCGGGGAGAAGGGGTTTGTATCGCCCGGAAGCATTGTTACAGAGGGAGACTGGTCAAACTCGGCTTTCTGGCTTTGCGGGGCAGCTGCCACCGGCGGAAGCCTCACATGCGGGGGGCTGAATATAAATTCCTCTCAGGGTGACAGGACAATAGTAAGTGTGCTTCAAGAAATGGGAGTTGAGGCTGTTTACGGGGAAAAATCTGTAAGTGTAAAATCCGGCACCTTAAGGCCTGCACGCATAGACGCAATGGACATCCCGGACCTGGTCCCGCCTATGGCGCTCCTGGCATGCGCTGCCAACGGGGAGACGGAAATATACAATGCGGGGCGCCTGCGACTCAAGGAGAGCGACAGACTCTTCACAGTTGCCGACACGCTCAGGAAGCTTGGCGCGGACATCTCTGAAGAAGCTTCTTCGCTTCGGATCAGGGGGGGAAGGCCCCTTACAGGGGGAGAGGTACATTCACACGGCGACCATAGGATAGTTATGATGGCGGCTCTTGCTTCACTAATATCAGAGGATAACATAGTGATAAAAAGTGCAGAAGCCGTTGGAAAATCATACCCCGGATTCTTTGAAGATTTTAAATCTCTGGGCGGATCAGTCAGAAAGGAGAACTAA
- the aroB gene encoding 3-dehydroquinate synthase: protein MRNVLVDTGRKRYSIHIGAGLSHKTGKLAAKLTGPTKAALITDDNVDRLWSEQITKSLESAGFKVSVHVIPNGECSKNIENYIKILAFLSDNKFSRSDTVFALGGGMVGDIAGFAASTYLRGIRFVQIPTTLLAMVDSSAGGKTAVNLDSGKNQVGTFYQPDLVVCDPGLLSSLPDDIFRDGCAEVIKYGAIADRQLFAMLKEPVREQMEEIIERCLAIKSRLVYEDEFDTGARQLLNFGHTFGHAVEKCSGYAISHGKAVAIGMVMATSAAEEMGICNADCRIEIKDMVISFGLTHKTDLSGTELLDAMISDKKRSLEEMTLVLPKKIGHCVLKKIPVNDLDPVIKAAMKAG, encoded by the coding sequence GTGAGGAATGTATTAGTCGATACAGGCAGAAAGAGATACTCCATACATATCGGAGCCGGGCTTTCCCATAAGACCGGCAAACTTGCAGCGAAGTTGACCGGACCGACCAAGGCCGCACTCATAACCGATGACAACGTAGACCGCCTTTGGTCAGAACAGATAACGAAATCTCTCGAAAGCGCCGGCTTCAAGGTATCCGTGCATGTTATCCCAAACGGAGAGTGCTCCAAGAACATTGAAAATTACATAAAGATACTCGCTTTTCTGTCTGACAACAAATTTTCAAGGAGCGACACGGTCTTTGCTCTTGGCGGTGGCATGGTGGGAGACATAGCGGGATTCGCCGCGTCCACATACCTAAGGGGGATACGCTTTGTCCAGATACCGACGACACTCCTTGCCATGGTGGACTCTTCTGCAGGAGGAAAAACTGCCGTAAACCTGGATTCCGGTAAGAACCAGGTCGGGACCTTCTACCAGCCTGACCTTGTGGTATGCGATCCGGGACTCCTCTCATCCCTGCCCGACGATATTTTCAGGGACGGGTGTGCCGAGGTCATCAAGTACGGAGCAATAGCAGACAGGCAGCTGTTTGCCATGCTCAAAGAACCGGTCAGGGAACAGATGGAAGAGATCATTGAGCGCTGCCTCGCGATAAAAAGCAGGCTGGTATACGAGGATGAGTTCGACACAGGGGCAAGGCAGCTTCTCAACTTCGGCCACACCTTCGGCCATGCTGTAGAAAAGTGCAGCGGCTATGCCATATCGCACGGAAAAGCGGTCGCCATCGGAATGGTAATGGCCACCTCCGCCGCGGAAGAGATGGGTATATGCAATGCGGACTGCAGGATAGAGATCAAAGATATGGTCATATCATTCGGGCTTACGCACAAAACAGACCTGAGCGGGACAGAGCTTCTGGATGCAATGATATCGGACAAAAAAAGGTCACTTGAAGAAATGACCCTTGTCCTGCCGAAAAAGATCGGACACTGTGTACTTAAAAAAATACCGGTCAATGACCTGGATCCGGTAATAAAAGCCGCTATGAAGGCTGGATAG
- the aroF gene encoding 3-deoxy-7-phosphoheptulonate synthase produces the protein MIAILKEGTTVQQRESLCDWFRSMGLEVHISQGEYKTIIGLIGDTTKVDINLVESLNMIESVKRITEPFKNANRKFHTDDSVVDINGVKIGGGSFQIIAGPCSVESREQIIAVAESVKASGATLLRGGAFKPRTSPYDFQGLKGDGLDLLFEARKRTGLPIVTEIMNVRDIDLFEDIDVIQVGARNMQNFDLLKELGMTKKPILLKRGLANTLKELLMSAEYVMSGGNENIILCERGIRTYETFTRNTLDLSAVPALHELTHLPVVVDPSHATGLARLVEPMAMAAVAAGADGLMIEVHNDPQHALCDGAQSLTPEQFKALVIKINKIREAITS, from the coding sequence ATGATCGCAATATTGAAAGAGGGAACTACGGTACAACAGAGGGAAAGCCTTTGCGACTGGTTCAGGTCGATGGGGCTTGAGGTGCATATTTCGCAGGGAGAGTATAAGACGATCATTGGACTGATCGGGGACACTACCAAAGTTGACATCAACCTTGTCGAAAGCCTCAACATGATCGAGTCGGTGAAAAGGATCACCGAACCCTTCAAAAACGCCAACAGGAAATTCCACACGGATGATTCAGTTGTGGACATCAATGGTGTCAAGATCGGCGGCGGCAGCTTCCAGATCATAGCAGGACCGTGTTCAGTAGAGTCGCGTGAGCAGATAATAGCTGTTGCGGAATCCGTGAAGGCTTCAGGCGCGACCCTTCTGCGCGGCGGAGCATTCAAGCCCCGCACCTCCCCCTATGATTTTCAGGGGCTCAAAGGAGACGGCCTTGATCTTCTTTTTGAAGCCAGGAAGCGTACAGGACTGCCGATAGTTACTGAGATCATGAACGTAAGGGATATAGATCTCTTCGAAGATATCGACGTGATCCAGGTTGGAGCCCGAAACATGCAGAACTTTGACCTTCTCAAGGAGCTGGGAATGACAAAGAAGCCGATCCTTCTGAAGAGAGGGCTTGCCAATACTCTCAAGGAACTTCTTATGAGTGCCGAATATGTCATGTCCGGGGGCAACGAGAACATTATCCTGTGTGAGCGAGGTATCAGGACATACGAGACGTTCACGAGAAACACGCTTGATCTCTCCGCAGTTCCTGCTTTGCACGAGTTGACACATCTGCCTGTAGTGGTGGATCCGAGCCATGCGACAGGACTTGCAAGGCTTGTCGAACCTATGGCTATGGCAGCTGTTGCCGCAGGTGCGGACGGCCTGATGATCGAAGTCCACAACGATCCGCAGCATGCCTTGTGTGATGGTGCTCAATCCCTGACGCCGGAACAGTTCAAAGCTCTTGTTATCAAAATAAACAAAATAAGGGAGGCGATCACATCATGA
- a CDS encoding prephenate dehydrogenase/arogenate dehydrogenase family protein, whose product MKIGIVGLGLIGGSLAKAYKKNSNHRILGYDKDLSVVEFAQIYGAVDEAMDRNNIGECDALLIAINPKDTVEFLNEHAPLVCPKTLVIDCCGTKRIVCGEGFRLAKEHGFTFIGGHPMAGTHKSGFANSSEDLFTGAPMVLVPHVFDDIQLLDRAKKVLEPIGFGFLHVTTAEKHDNIVSFTSQLAHVVSNAYIKSPTAREHKGVSAGSYKDLTRVAWLDPGMWADLFINNKDNLLRELDFLISSLSKYRDALDAEDFPALRDLLREGKKAKEEVDGQ is encoded by the coding sequence ATGAAAATTGGAATAGTCGGACTCGGCCTTATAGGCGGTTCTCTTGCCAAAGCCTACAAAAAAAATTCGAATCACCGGATCCTCGGATATGACAAGGATCTCTCTGTTGTAGAATTTGCGCAAATATACGGAGCAGTCGACGAGGCTATGGATAGAAACAACATCGGTGAGTGCGATGCTCTGCTTATAGCCATCAACCCCAAGGACACAGTGGAGTTTCTTAATGAACACGCCCCATTGGTATGCCCAAAGACCCTAGTGATAGACTGTTGCGGTACAAAGCGCATAGTCTGCGGCGAGGGATTCAGGCTTGCGAAGGAACATGGATTCACCTTCATAGGCGGACATCCCATGGCTGGCACCCACAAGTCAGGTTTTGCCAACAGCAGCGAGGACCTCTTCACGGGAGCGCCAATGGTACTGGTCCCTCATGTATTCGATGACATACAGCTTCTGGATAGGGCGAAAAAGGTGCTGGAGCCGATAGGGTTCGGCTTTCTCCACGTAACGACCGCTGAAAAGCATGACAACATAGTCTCCTTTACCTCACAGCTTGCTCATGTTGTCTCAAACGCTTACATCAAAAGCCCTACTGCCAGGGAGCACAAGGGAGTCTCCGCAGGAAGCTACAAAGACCTCACACGTGTTGCGTGGCTAGACCCGGGCATGTGGGCGGATCTCTTCATCAACAACAAAGACAACCTGCTCCGCGAGCTCGATTTCCTTATCTCCTCCCTTTCCAAATACAGGGATGCGCTTGATGCTGAGGACTTCCCGGCCCTGCGCGATCTTCTGAGAGAGGGCAAGAAAGCCAAGGAAGAGGTCGATGGACAGTGA